In Nitrospira sp., the following are encoded in one genomic region:
- a CDS encoding DUF2314 domain-containing protein, translated as MKQLVLLSVALLTLLLSSSAFSQSFTDKAKKDSAVDMSDEDPAMQKAMERARSGLEDFLRKAGSPPPNTDQYSVKVRVSEGDKQEYLWVSNLKGQGDLWSGRIDNLPIIRSVKKGQSYSFAKTEIVDWTYVDRSQKKVVGNFTTCALLTKEPPGVAESIQKQYGLECDR; from the coding sequence ATGAAACAACTCGTGTTGCTGAGTGTCGCTCTCTTGACGCTCCTTCTCTCTTCCTCTGCGTTCTCGCAATCATTCACCGATAAGGCCAAGAAGGATAGCGCGGTCGACATGAGCGATGAGGACCCTGCGATGCAGAAAGCCATGGAACGTGCCCGGAGCGGCTTGGAAGATTTTCTTCGAAAAGCCGGGTCGCCGCCCCCGAACACCGATCAGTATTCGGTCAAGGTCAGAGTGAGCGAAGGCGACAAGCAAGAATATCTGTGGGTTTCCAATCTGAAAGGACAAGGAGATCTCTGGTCTGGACGGATCGACAATCTCCCGATAATCCGCTCAGTCAAGAAGGGGCAATCGTACTCATTTGCAAAGACGGAGATCGTCGATTGGACTTATGTCGATAGGAGTCAGAAGAAGGTTGTCGGCAATTTCACCACCTGCGCGCTCCTTACCAAGGAACCGCCAGGCGTCGCAGAATCGATTCAGAAGCAATATGGCCTCGAATGCGATCGTTGA
- a CDS encoding methyltransferase domain-containing protein, with the protein MSEEILHRHRAVWQKKPELRRLYEDWYEEIIAWLVPGRTVELGGGTGNLKAQVPGVYCSDVVVLPWLNVVADAQRLPFQSESLGNLVLFDSLHHIENVSLFFDEALRTLRVGGRIIVMDPYLSWVSWPIYRWLHPEPTNCSEDPLILKPPRTDRRPFDANQAVATILFERNQPRFQSRYPGFSVQHTRRLACLAYPLSGGFDHPSFLPDWLVTPILRLEQALERVGRFLAFRMFVVIERRS; encoded by the coding sequence ATGTCCGAGGAAATTCTGCATCGGCATCGGGCCGTATGGCAGAAGAAACCTGAACTCCGACGGCTGTATGAGGACTGGTATGAGGAGATCATCGCTTGGTTGGTGCCGGGGCGCACGGTCGAGCTCGGAGGAGGCACGGGCAATCTGAAAGCCCAGGTGCCGGGAGTCTATTGTAGCGATGTGGTGGTACTACCCTGGTTGAACGTAGTTGCAGATGCCCAGCGACTCCCGTTTCAGTCCGAGTCGCTGGGCAATCTGGTCCTGTTCGATTCGTTGCATCATATTGAAAACGTCTCTCTCTTTTTCGATGAGGCACTGAGGACCCTCCGCGTTGGGGGCAGGATCATCGTCATGGATCCGTACCTCTCATGGGTTTCGTGGCCGATCTATCGGTGGTTGCATCCAGAGCCGACGAATTGTTCGGAAGATCCGCTCATCCTCAAGCCTCCGCGGACTGACCGGCGACCGTTTGACGCCAATCAAGCCGTTGCGACGATCTTGTTTGAGCGGAATCAACCTCGTTTCCAGTCACGCTATCCGGGATTCTCCGTCCAACACACCCGGCGGCTAGCCTGCCTCGCGTACCCACTCAGCGGTGGGTTCGACCATCCGTCCTTCCTGCCGGATTGGTTGGTGACACCGATACTTCGACTGGAACAAGCTCTGGAACGAGTGGGTCGGTTTCTCGCCTTTCGGATGTTCGTGGTGATCGAGCGTCGATCGTAG
- a CDS encoding helix-hairpin-helix domain-containing protein, with protein MIKSLLLKLGMLSMTIGVVIWVRWAPYPTVQDIPPGIENPIVASQATELEARGNRTAGSSDRNVQGPSMKAVAQREPSKAAIHSRLDLNHASTHELESLPGIGAVMAQRVVAFRTSVGGFRTVEDLREVKGIGAKTFDRLKPLVAVSTEKF; from the coding sequence GTGATCAAATCCCTGCTTCTGAAACTCGGTATGTTATCCATGACCATCGGTGTGGTTATCTGGGTCCGATGGGCTCCATACCCGACGGTTCAAGACATTCCACCAGGAATCGAGAACCCGATCGTCGCTTCTCAAGCTACTGAATTGGAAGCGCGGGGAAACAGGACTGCCGGCTCGTCTGATCGGAATGTACAGGGTCCGAGCATGAAGGCTGTCGCACAGAGGGAGCCATCAAAAGCAGCGATCCATTCCCGTCTCGACCTCAATCATGCGAGTACTCATGAGCTTGAGTCCTTGCCAGGAATCGGAGCGGTAATGGCGCAACGGGTGGTTGCTTTTCGCACATCAGTCGGAGGCTTTCGTACGGTTGAAGATCTCCGTGAAGTGAAAGGGATTGGGGCAAAAACATTTGATCGCCTCAAACCCTTAGTGGCCGTCTCGACGGAAAAATTCTAG
- the gcvH gene encoding glycine cleavage system protein GcvH, with protein MIPSDLRFHKEHEWIRLDGKQATVGISDFAQDALGDIVFLELPKVGISVKVGQQIGEVESTKTTSTIYTPVSGTVSRINTNLKDHPEVVNSDPYGKGWIAVIELADPGEVDQLMTASQYEAFLADQKKG; from the coding sequence ATGATTCCATCCGATTTGCGATTTCACAAAGAGCATGAATGGATTCGCCTCGATGGGAAACAAGCAACCGTGGGCATCAGCGACTTCGCGCAGGATGCCTTAGGCGATATCGTTTTTCTGGAATTGCCGAAAGTGGGCATCTCGGTCAAGGTCGGTCAACAGATCGGCGAAGTTGAATCGACGAAAACGACATCGACGATTTATACGCCGGTAAGCGGAACGGTGAGCCGGATCAATACCAACTTGAAGGATCATCCTGAAGTGGTGAATTCCGACCCATACGGCAAAGGGTGGATCGCGGTGATCGAGCTTGCCGATCCTGGGGAAGTCGATCAACTCATGACGGCCTCGCAGTACGAAGCATTTCTCGCCGACCAGAAGAAAGGTTGA
- the tyrS gene encoding tyrosine--tRNA ligase: protein MKAINEQLELIQRGTVEVIQQVELETKLKKALAESRPLRVKAGFDPTAPDLHLGHTVLIHKLKHFQDLGHQVIFLIGDFTGMIGDPTGVSETRKALTKEQVQDNAKTYQRQIFQILDPAKTLIEFNSRWMKEMSAEGLIQLAAHYRVARMMERDDFHKRYEEQKPISVHEFLYPLVQGYDSVVLKADVELGGTDQKFNLLVGRELQRDHGQESQVVITMPLLEGTDGVKKMSKSVGNYISLEDKPGDMFGKVMSISDTLMYRYYELLTTEDLDRVKAIHPMEAKQALAELIVARYHGTEAGQQARTEFQQKFQAKEFPDKPDVHVVLQLNDMQEKDQACGQIRLSKLIVKTGLISSGSETRRLIIQGGIEVDGVKETNPDKLITFELHQQRRLKVGKKKFAIAELRP, encoded by the coding sequence ATGAAGGCGATAAACGAGCAACTAGAACTGATCCAGCGCGGCACTGTGGAGGTTATTCAGCAGGTCGAGTTGGAAACGAAGCTCAAGAAGGCCCTTGCCGAGAGTCGCCCGTTGCGCGTCAAGGCGGGATTCGATCCAACGGCTCCGGATCTTCATCTTGGACATACGGTCCTGATTCATAAATTGAAGCACTTTCAAGATCTCGGTCATCAAGTCATCTTCCTCATCGGCGATTTCACCGGCATGATCGGCGATCCCACCGGCGTATCCGAGACTCGTAAAGCGTTGACCAAGGAGCAGGTGCAGGACAACGCCAAGACCTACCAGAGGCAGATCTTCCAGATTCTCGACCCGGCAAAGACCCTGATTGAGTTCAATAGTCGATGGATGAAGGAAATGTCGGCGGAGGGGCTCATTCAGCTGGCCGCGCATTATCGAGTCGCACGGATGATGGAACGGGACGACTTCCATAAACGTTATGAGGAACAGAAGCCGATCAGCGTCCATGAATTCCTATATCCACTGGTGCAAGGGTACGATTCCGTCGTGCTCAAGGCCGATGTGGAGCTGGGTGGCACGGATCAAAAATTCAATCTGCTGGTGGGGCGTGAATTACAGCGGGACCATGGCCAGGAATCCCAGGTCGTGATTACGATGCCGTTGCTGGAAGGAACAGATGGCGTCAAGAAGATGAGCAAGAGCGTCGGAAACTATATCTCGCTGGAAGACAAGCCGGGCGATATGTTCGGAAAAGTCATGTCCATCAGCGACACACTCATGTATCGGTACTACGAACTGCTGACGACGGAAGATCTGGACCGAGTCAAAGCCATCCATCCAATGGAAGCCAAACAGGCGCTCGCTGAACTGATCGTCGCGCGTTATCACGGAACAGAAGCCGGGCAGCAGGCACGAACTGAGTTTCAACAGAAATTTCAAGCTAAGGAGTTTCCAGATAAGCCGGATGTGCACGTAGTATTGCAACTGAATGATATGCAGGAGAAAGATCAAGCGTGCGGTCAGATCAGGCTAAGCAAGTTGATTGTGAAAACTGGTTTGATTTCTAGCGGCAGTGAAACGAGGCGATTGATCATTCAAGGTGGAATTGAAGTAGACGGCGTGAAGGAGACAAATCCTGATAAGTTAATCACGTTTGAACTTCATCAACAGCGCCGTCTTAAGGTTGGGAAGAAAAAGTTCGCTATTGCGGAATTGAGACCTTAA
- the ndk gene encoding nucleoside-diphosphate kinase, whose translation MSERTLAIIKPDAVKKNVIGDIIHRYEQAGLRPVAIKLIHMSQPVAEGFYAVHKARPFFGSLCTFMSSGPAVVLVLQGDNAIKKNRDLMGATDPAKADAGTIRKVHGTNIEFNAVHGSDSPETAQFEIGYFFPGMELSH comes from the coding sequence ATGAGCGAGCGAACATTGGCCATCATCAAGCCGGACGCGGTCAAGAAAAACGTCATTGGGGACATTATTCATCGATATGAACAAGCGGGATTAAGGCCGGTCGCCATCAAGCTGATTCACATGTCTCAGCCGGTGGCTGAGGGATTTTATGCCGTACACAAAGCGCGCCCCTTTTTCGGGAGTCTCTGCACCTTCATGTCTTCCGGGCCTGCAGTCGTCCTTGTGTTGCAGGGGGATAATGCCATCAAGAAGAACCGTGATTTGATGGGGGCGACTGACCCGGCGAAAGCCGATGCCGGGACTATCCGCAAAGTGCACGGAACGAATATCGAATTCAACGCCGTGCATGGTTCCGACTCGCCGGAAACCGCGCAATTCGAGATTGGATATTTCTTTCCCGGCATGGAGCTCTCCCACTGA
- a CDS encoding glycosyltransferase, which produces MEPAPLYELSSSSASSELLSAKPTAPFQTISQFHLSQTDTKKQAIRDHFDAYAGQRIYWEQKAKAYYEDQTRYVRFLVPEGLHVLEIGSGLGTLLAALKPVRGVGIDLSSEMVKEASRRHPMLEFRVGDAETLELNETFDVIILADLVGHLIDVEAAFGRLRQACKPHTRIIVSYYSYLWEPVLRLCEKVGMKMPQPEQSWLSPADISNLLYLTDFDVVKVERRLLLPNRLPILSTLCNNVLAYLPGFRALCLSHYVIARPHARSLERPYSTTIVIPCRNERGNIDAALRRIPRFGGRQQIIFVDGHSSDGTPEEVRRLMSRYPGKDIKLLVQDGKGKGDAVRKGLANANGDVLMILDADLTMPPEALPKFYKAIASGKGEFINGCRLVYPMEAQAMRLLNLIGNKCFSLAFSWLLNQRIKDTLCGTKVLLRCDYERLVANRDYFGDVDPFGDFDLLFGASKLNLHIVEIPIRYQARAYGNTNIQRFAHGWLLLKMTVHGFFRLKAV; this is translated from the coding sequence ATGGAACCGGCTCCATTATACGAACTCTCATCTTCCTCGGCCTCGTCGGAACTACTTTCTGCAAAGCCCACCGCTCCGTTCCAAACAATCAGTCAGTTTCATCTGTCTCAGACGGATACGAAGAAGCAGGCCATTCGCGATCACTTTGATGCCTATGCGGGTCAGCGTATCTACTGGGAACAGAAAGCCAAGGCTTACTACGAGGATCAGACGCGCTATGTCAGATTCCTCGTGCCAGAAGGTTTGCACGTATTGGAGATTGGTTCCGGCTTGGGCACTCTGCTCGCCGCCCTGAAGCCAGTTCGCGGGGTCGGCATCGACTTGAGTTCGGAGATGGTCAAGGAGGCATCTCGGCGCCATCCCATGCTGGAGTTTCGAGTCGGGGACGCAGAAACATTGGAGCTTAATGAAACGTTCGACGTAATCATTCTTGCCGACCTGGTCGGTCATTTGATCGATGTCGAGGCAGCCTTCGGGCGGCTTCGCCAAGCCTGTAAGCCTCACACACGAATCATCGTGTCTTACTACAGCTATCTGTGGGAGCCGGTTCTTCGGCTTTGTGAGAAGGTCGGCATGAAAATGCCGCAACCTGAACAGAGTTGGCTCTCGCCGGCTGACATCTCTAATCTCTTGTACCTGACCGATTTTGATGTGGTGAAGGTGGAGCGGCGGTTGCTCTTGCCGAATCGCCTTCCGATTCTTTCTACTTTGTGCAACAACGTGCTCGCCTATTTGCCTGGCTTTCGCGCACTATGCCTGAGCCACTACGTGATCGCACGACCACATGCCCGGAGTCTGGAGCGCCCATACTCGACGACGATCGTTATCCCTTGTCGGAATGAACGTGGAAATATCGACGCGGCGCTCAGACGAATTCCACGATTCGGCGGTCGGCAACAGATCATTTTTGTAGATGGACATTCGAGCGATGGAACGCCGGAAGAGGTTCGGCGCCTGATGAGCCGGTATCCGGGCAAGGATATCAAGCTGCTGGTGCAAGACGGCAAGGGGAAAGGCGACGCCGTGCGCAAAGGTCTTGCCAATGCCAACGGTGACGTGCTCATGATCTTGGATGCGGATCTGACCATGCCGCCGGAAGCTCTTCCGAAATTCTACAAGGCTATCGCCAGCGGAAAGGGCGAGTTCATCAACGGGTGTCGTCTCGTCTATCCCATGGAAGCTCAGGCCATGCGTCTGCTCAATCTGATCGGGAACAAATGTTTCAGCCTGGCGTTCTCATGGCTCTTGAATCAGCGGATCAAAGACACCCTGTGCGGAACCAAAGTCCTGCTCCGATGCGATTACGAACGATTGGTGGCGAATCGGGATTATTTCGGCGACGTCGACCCGTTCGGGGATTTCGACCTGTTGTTCGGGGCGTCGAAACTGAATTTGCATATCGTGGAGATTCCGATTCGGTATCAAGCCAGGGCCTACGGCAACACCAATATCCAGCGATTTGCCCACGGGTGGTTGTTGCTGAAGATGACGGTCCATGGATTCTTTCGCCTGAAGGCCGTGTGA